A single Methanolobus sp. ZRKC5 DNA region contains:
- a CDS encoding 30S ribosomal protein S6e, which produces MADFKVVVADPKTKSYQIDVTGAEANKLVGKSIGETVDGAIAGLPGYTLKITGGSDKSGMVMRPDLPGPSRRKVLVAEGTGYSPVAKGVRRRKMMRGKEIAPDIIQINTVVVEHGDKTIERILGGDEEPAEDVEAAAE; this is translated from the coding sequence ATGGCAGATTTCAAAGTAGTGGTAGCAGACCCAAAGACAAAATCATATCAGATCGATGTCACAGGCGCTGAAGCTAATAAATTAGTTGGTAAATCTATTGGAGAAACCGTAGATGGAGCAATCGCTGGTTTACCCGGATACACACTTAAGATTACTGGCGGAAGCGACAAGAGTGGAATGGTCATGAGACCGGACCTTCCAGGACCAAGCAGAAGAAAAGTACTCGTTGCAGAAGGAACTGGTTATTCACCAGTTGCAAAAGGTGTACGCCGCAGAAAGATGATGCGCGGAAAGGAAATTGCACCTGACATCATTCAGATCAACACAGTTGTTGTAGAGCATGGTGACAAGACTATAGAAAGGATCCTTGGTGGCGACGAAGAGCCAGCTGAGGACGTTGAAGCAGCAGCAGAGTGA
- the infB gene encoding translation initiation factor IF-2, giving the protein MAVNEDLRTPIVSVMGHVDHGKTTLLDIIRGSAVAEGEAGAITQHIGATEVPIDNIVNKCGDPSLKERFIVPGLLFIDTPGHHAFTSLRSRGGALADLAIVIVDINEGFMPQTIESLHILKRFKTPFVVVANKIDRIHGWEPNKNTPFLATYNKQSERVKTDLDNKFYEIVGELYNLGFNSERYDRVNDFQRNIGVIPISAVTGEGVADVLMILLGLAQKFLEGSLHYNAKSPGIGTVLEVKEEKGLGTTIDTILYDGIIKKGDTIVVGSLGDPIQTKIRALLKPRPLSEIKAEEKFQQVAEVTAAVGVKISAPNLEGALAGAPVRVVSLETIDAITAEVKSEIADVQIDTDSVGVTIKADTIGSLEALVNELKKEEIPIRKAHVGDVSNRDIVEVSAIEDPFYSVIIGFNVKVLPDAKEKLQTTTEVTLFRNDVIYRLIDDYKDWAKKQKELAEKEISDTIIKPGRFQIMPDCIFRQSKPAVVGVKIVSGTVKTNVDVVNTDGEVVGKVKGLQLRGENISEAKIGMEVAMALEGPTVGRQIKEEDTLFVNVPERHAKRIEHDIYDSMTADELEALDAFLAIKRRDNAFWAK; this is encoded by the coding sequence ATGGCTGTAAATGAAGATCTACGTACACCAATAGTTTCTGTGATGGGACATGTCGATCACGGAAAAACGACTTTGCTTGATATAATCAGGGGAAGTGCTGTTGCCGAAGGAGAGGCAGGTGCCATTACTCAGCACATAGGTGCAACTGAGGTTCCTATTGATAATATTGTTAACAAATGTGGGGATCCATCACTTAAGGAGAGGTTCATTGTCCCGGGACTTTTGTTCATTGACACGCCCGGGCATCATGCGTTCACGTCCCTGAGAAGCAGGGGAGGCGCGCTTGCAGACCTCGCTATTGTGATCGTTGACATCAATGAGGGTTTTATGCCTCAGACGATCGAAAGTCTTCACATACTTAAGAGATTCAAGACTCCTTTTGTAGTTGTTGCAAATAAAATCGACAGGATACACGGTTGGGAGCCCAATAAGAATACACCTTTCCTTGCTACATATAACAAGCAGAGTGAACGTGTAAAGACTGATCTTGACAACAAATTCTATGAAATTGTTGGTGAGCTGTACAATCTTGGATTCAATTCTGAAAGATACGACCGGGTCAATGATTTCCAACGCAATATCGGAGTCATTCCTATAAGTGCGGTAACTGGCGAAGGTGTTGCTGATGTGCTCATGATCCTTCTCGGACTCGCTCAGAAATTCCTCGAGGGAAGCCTGCATTATAATGCAAAGAGCCCTGGAATTGGAACAGTTCTTGAAGTAAAAGAAGAGAAAGGTCTTGGAACAACTATTGATACTATACTTTATGATGGAATCATCAAAAAAGGTGACACTATAGTTGTGGGAAGCCTTGGCGACCCCATTCAGACAAAGATAAGGGCATTATTGAAACCACGTCCGCTTTCAGAGATCAAAGCTGAGGAAAAATTCCAGCAGGTAGCTGAAGTCACAGCTGCGGTTGGTGTTAAGATATCAGCTCCGAATCTTGAAGGTGCACTTGCAGGAGCTCCTGTAAGGGTTGTAAGTCTGGAAACCATCGACGCTATTACTGCAGAAGTAAAAAGCGAGATAGCAGATGTTCAGATAGATACCGATTCTGTTGGTGTCACAATAAAAGCTGATACCATAGGTTCTCTTGAAGCTCTTGTAAATGAGCTCAAGAAAGAAGAGATCCCTATAAGAAAAGCACATGTAGGTGACGTCAGCAACAGGGATATCGTGGAAGTTTCAGCAATTGAAGACCCATTCTATTCGGTAATTATCGGATTCAACGTAAAGGTTCTTCCTGATGCAAAAGAGAAGCTCCAGACTACTACGGAAGTAACACTTTTCAGGAACGATGTGATATATCGCCTGATAGATGATTACAAAGACTGGGCCAAGAAGCAGAAGGAACTTGCGGAGAAAGAGATATCCGATACCATCATCAAACCTGGACGATTCCAGATAATGCCAGATTGTATATTCCGCCAGAGCAAACCGGCTGTGGTTGGTGTTAAGATCGTTAGCGGAACGGTGAAGACGAACGTAGATGTGGTAAACACAGATGGTGAAGTCGTTGGTAAGGTCAAAGGTCTTCAGCTAAGGGGAGAGAACATTTCCGAGGCTAAGATTGGTATGGAAGTTGCAATGGCTCTTGAAGGACCGACGGTTGGAAGACAGATAAAGGAAGAGGATACACTCTTTGTGAATGTCCCTGAAAGACACGCAAAAAGAATCGAACATGATATTTACGATTCAATGACGGCAGATGAATTAGAAGCACTGGATGCGTTTCTTGCAATCAAGAGAAGGGATAATGCTTTCTGGGCAAAATAA
- the ndk gene encoding nucleoside-diphosphate kinase, whose translation MEQTYIMIKPDAVQRGLMGEIISRIENRGLKIAAMRLCVMSEESAKEHYKEHAERPFFASLIEYVTSGPSVSMVVEGKNSIAIMRAVNGATNPVDALPGTIRGDLAIETGRNVVHASDSTESAQREIAIHFKDSEIVNYSKIDEVCLYE comes from the coding sequence ATGGAACAAACATACATTATGATCAAACCTGATGCAGTACAGCGTGGACTGATGGGTGAGATCATCTCAAGGATAGAGAACCGTGGTCTTAAGATTGCAGCTATGAGACTGTGTGTCATGAGTGAAGAGAGTGCAAAGGAGCACTACAAGGAGCATGCTGAAAGGCCCTTCTTTGCTTCACTTATAGAATATGTGACATCAGGTCCTTCTGTTTCCATGGTGGTGGAAGGAAAGAATTCCATTGCTATCATGCGTGCAGTGAACGGTGCAACAAATCCTGTTGATGCACTCCCAGGTACAATAAGGGGAGACCTTGCAATTGAAACAGGCAGGAATGTAGTACATGCTTCAGATTCGACAGAATCCGCACAGCGTGAGATAGCTATCCACTTCAAGGACTCAGAGATAGTTAACTATTCAAAGATCGATGAGGTCTGTCTCTACGAGTAA
- a CDS encoding 50S ribosomal protein L24e — MEQRKCSFCGEFLEPGTGKLFVKKDGSTYYFCSSKCESNFELGRLPRRTVWTEQGRIYLKKA, encoded by the coding sequence ATGGAACAAAGAAAATGTTCTTTTTGCGGTGAATTTCTTGAACCCGGAACCGGTAAGCTCTTTGTAAAGAAGGATGGCTCTACCTATTATTTCTGTTCATCCAAATGCGAAAGCAACTTCGAGCTTGGAAGGTTACCAAGACGTACAGTCTGGACCGAACAGGGCAGAATTTACTTGAAGAAAGCATAA
- a CDS encoding 30S ribosomal protein S28e, whose amino-acid sequence MADEDTGYAAEVIDVIGNTGMHGEASQIQCRVLEGRDKGRIITRNCVGAVRIGDIMMLIETSREAKKLTTR is encoded by the coding sequence ATGGCAGATGAAGATACAGGCTATGCGGCTGAAGTCATCGATGTTATCGGTAATACCGGTATGCATGGTGAAGCCAGCCAGATCCAGTGCCGTGTGCTTGAAGGCCGTGATAAGGGCCGTATAATCACCCGAAATTGTGTTGGTGCTGTAAGGATCGGTGACATTATGATGTTAATCGAGACTTCCAGAGAGGCTAAAAAACTGACTACCAGATGA
- the rpl7ae gene encoding 50S ribosomal protein L7Ae, giving the protein MAAKFDVPEELVNKALESVELARDTGKLKKGINEVTKAIERGITKLAVIAEDVDPAEVIAHIAPLCEEKNAAYIYVKEQKELGAACGIGVACSAVAIIDAGKGGELVEDIAQKVSALK; this is encoded by the coding sequence ATGGCAGCTAAATTTGATGTTCCAGAAGAACTTGTAAATAAAGCACTTGAGAGTGTAGAACTGGCGAGAGACACAGGCAAATTAAAAAAAGGCATAAATGAAGTGACAAAAGCTATCGAGAGAGGCATCACAAAGCTTGCAGTAATTGCAGAAGATGTTGATCCTGCTGAAGTTATTGCACACATTGCACCACTCTGTGAAGAGAAGAATGCTGCTTACATCTATGTTAAAGAGCAGAAAGAGCTCGGTGCTGCTTGTGGAATAGGTGTTGCTTGCTCCGCTGTCGCTATTATCGACGCTGGCAAGGGCGGCGAACTTGTTGAAGACATTGCACAGAAAGTAAGTGCGCTTAAATAA
- a CDS encoding SufD family Fe-S cluster assembly protein translates to MQADEDIKKKAEAALGKKAAYGEDFDLDEYGIAPDNAEKADDLEELSEEDQRTLLNVGFTPSEDNRSGSLIMLDNTVTHTSLRNEDVVELMSLEDAMKTHEWVKDYMWKLVKPDTDKYTAMSYLQEANGYFIRAPEGKKSKMPVQTCLLIGSKQVSQTVHNIVIVEEGAELDVITGCSTRHGIDKGLHLGISEMYVKKGATLNFTMIHNWAEQIGVRPRTVVHVEEGGTYISNYITLKPVKSVQAYPTVILEGKGAFARLNTIAVAHPGSELDLGSRVIFNAEDTKAELISRTITTGGNAIARGEMIGNANNAKGHLECHGLVLGGGMQRAIPILEANVEDIELSHEAAVGRIAREQIEYLMARGLSEEESVGMIVRGFLDVGIQGIPDELKADIDATIAKIGENAI, encoded by the coding sequence ATGCAAGCTGATGAGGATATAAAAAAGAAGGCAGAAGCCGCACTCGGGAAGAAAGCTGCCTACGGGGAGGATTTCGATCTTGATGAATATGGTATTGCGCCAGATAATGCTGAAAAGGCCGATGACCTCGAAGAGCTTAGTGAAGAGGATCAGAGAACACTCCTGAACGTGGGATTCACGCCATCTGAAGACAATAGGTCAGGCAGTCTGATCATGCTTGACAATACAGTGACACACACATCCCTGCGTAACGAGGATGTTGTAGAACTGATGTCCCTTGAGGATGCAATGAAAACCCATGAATGGGTTAAGGATTATATGTGGAAGCTGGTTAAGCCGGATACAGACAAATACACTGCAATGAGTTATCTTCAGGAAGCAAACGGGTATTTTATAAGGGCACCAGAAGGCAAAAAATCAAAGATGCCAGTCCAGACATGTTTGCTCATAGGTTCAAAGCAGGTTTCTCAGACGGTTCACAATATAGTCATCGTTGAGGAAGGTGCAGAGCTTGATGTTATTACCGGATGCTCTACAAGACATGGAATTGACAAGGGTCTTCACCTTGGAATTTCAGAGATGTATGTTAAAAAGGGTGCAACCCTTAATTTCACTATGATCCACAATTGGGCAGAACAGATAGGTGTCAGACCAAGGACTGTTGTTCATGTGGAAGAAGGCGGTACATACATCAGTAATTATATTACTCTTAAACCTGTCAAATCCGTACAGGCCTATCCAACTGTTATCCTTGAAGGTAAAGGTGCCTTTGCAAGATTGAATACAATAGCTGTGGCACATCCGGGTTCCGAGCTTGATCTTGGAAGCAGGGTCATCTTTAACGCAGAGGATACAAAGGCTGAACTTATATCAAGGACAATCACTACAGGAGGCAATGCAATTGCCCGGGGTGAGATGATAGGTAATGCAAACAATGCCAAAGGGCACCTGGAATGCCACGGACTCGTACTTGGCGGTGGTATGCAAAGAGCTATTCCTATACTTGAGGCAAATGTTGAAGATATCGAACTATCTCATGAAGCTGCTGTTGGCAGGATAGCACGGGAGCAGATAGAGTATCTTATGGCGAGGGGACTCTCAGAAGAAGAATCTGTGGGTATGATCGTAAGGGGATTCCTTGATGTTGGTATCCAGGGTATTCCAGATGAGCTAAAAGCTGATATCGATGCCACAATAGCAAAGATCGGAGAGAATGCTATTTGA
- a CDS encoding ABC transporter ATP-binding protein codes for MLEINNLTVEIGGRRILKGVDLDVQAGYTNVLFGPNGAGKSALLMTLMGFSGYNVVEGEIIFKGEDITNMSVFERAQMGMGIMTQRPPNMSGVKLHDLLNVISKEPMDTDSLAETLDMVRFFERDVNVGFSGGEIKRSELLQLSAQNPDFILLDEPESGVDLVSIEQLGHTIKELLQKDCKCAGDRCKHGKSALVITHTGQVLDYIEADRGYILCNGTVMCSGNPREMLTEIKEQGYEECIKCKLMRI; via the coding sequence ATGCTGGAGATCAATAATCTAACAGTTGAAATCGGCGGCCGAAGGATACTGAAAGGTGTTGACCTTGATGTTCAAGCCGGTTACACTAACGTTCTTTTCGGACCAAACGGAGCAGGCAAATCCGCACTTCTTATGACGCTGATGGGTTTTAGTGGTTATAATGTTGTAGAAGGAGAGATCATTTTCAAAGGGGAGGATATTACCAATATGTCGGTCTTTGAAAGGGCACAGATGGGCATGGGTATCATGACACAAAGGCCTCCTAATATGAGTGGTGTAAAACTTCATGATCTTCTGAATGTCATTTCAAAAGAACCGATGGATACAGATAGTCTTGCTGAAACATTGGACATGGTGCGGTTCTTTGAAAGGGATGTAAATGTCGGATTCTCAGGAGGGGAGATCAAAAGATCAGAGCTTCTCCAGCTTTCTGCACAGAACCCGGATTTTATCCTTCTTGACGAACCAGAATCCGGCGTGGATCTCGTAAGCATTGAGCAACTTGGCCATACTATAAAGGAACTCTTACAGAAAGACTGCAAATGTGCTGGTGATAGATGCAAACACGGTAAATCTGCACTGGTAATCACACATACAGGACAGGTTCTTGATTACATTGAAGCGGACAGAGGGTATATACTGTGCAATGGAACGGTCATGTGTTCAGGAAACCCACGTGAGATGCTGACAGAGATCAAAGAGCAAGGGTATGAGGAGTGTATCAAATGCAAGCTGATGAGGATATAA
- a CDS encoding winged helix-turn-helix domain-containing protein yields the protein MVRRSKTTISVEILRAALEGAKKTHIVYRANLNFEVVNRYLSLLKENGLIEQKGNLYVTTDKGNEFQEVAKELGL from the coding sequence ATAGTAAGAAGAAGTAAAACAACCATAAGTGTGGAAATATTAAGGGCTGCATTAGAGGGGGCAAAAAAAACACATATTGTGTACCGTGCAAATTTAAACTTTGAAGTTGTGAACAGATACCTTTCCCTTTTAAAGGAAAATGGGTTGATCGAGCAAAAAGGTAATCTTTATGTCACAACTGATAAAGGTAACGAGTTTCAAGAGGTTGCTAAGGAACTAGGTTTGTGA
- the artB gene encoding archaeosortase B, translating into MTKKSRNLKGARKHKTIEKTADPLPYFIYVKDFLKKNEQVIRFIGPYLLFISLFTGTYVLFQEKFIFLSTMTANALSDIMSILGVESSSYGQSVYMNDFSVMVIDECTGMYELLVYAGCVLAYPTTLRNKLLGVVLGVPAMLIINMFRLVFLSFVGLMYPALFSYVHYYLWQITFIFLIVMLMLLWIEKVVKGENI; encoded by the coding sequence ATGACTAAAAAAAGCAGAAATTTAAAAGGTGCCAGGAAACATAAAACTATAGAAAAGACGGCTGATCCTTTGCCTTACTTTATATATGTGAAGGATTTTCTGAAAAAGAATGAACAGGTTATTAGATTCATTGGACCTTATCTGTTATTCATATCACTTTTCACAGGAACCTATGTACTTTTCCAGGAGAAATTTATTTTCCTGAGTACAATGACCGCGAATGCTCTTTCAGACATTATGTCCATCTTAGGAGTTGAAAGTTCGTCATATGGTCAGTCTGTTTACATGAACGACTTTTCTGTAATGGTCATAGATGAATGCACGGGGATGTATGAACTGCTTGTTTATGCCGGGTGTGTGCTTGCCTATCCTACTACATTACGTAACAAGTTGCTCGGTGTAGTTTTGGGTGTGCCTGCAATGCTAATTATAAATATGTTCAGGCTTGTATTCTTGTCTTTTGTAGGATTGATGTACCCTGCGCTTTTTAGCTATGTACATTATTATCTGTGGCAGATAACGTTCATTTTCCTAATAGTGATGCTCATGTTACTGTGGATAGAAAAGGTAGTGAAGGGCGAGAATATTTAG
- a CDS encoding winged helix-turn-helix domain-containing protein — MLGWVVSFQLLFIMSSIGIDGKAVTNGCGDIRRSRTAISVEILKAALEGAKKTHIVYNANLNFDMVNRYLVMLEEKGLLEHKGNLYVTTAKGREFQEIAKELGL; from the coding sequence ATGTTGGGATGGGTTGTTTCCTTCCAACTTTTATTCATCATGAGCAGTATTGGGATTGACGGAAAGGCTGTAACTAATGGATGTGGTGATATTAGACGAAGCAGAACTGCCATTAGTGTGGAGATATTAAAAGCTGCATTGGAGGGGGCGAAAAAAACACACATAGTTTACAATGCAAATCTGAACTTTGATATGGTTAACAGGTATCTTGTAATGTTAGAAGAAAAAGGGCTGCTTGAACATAAAGGGAACCTGTATGTAACAACTGCAAAGGGTAGGGAGTTTCAGGAGATTGCAAAGGAATTGGGTCTTTAG
- a CDS encoding cohesin domain-containing protein, with product MTKTTRKGMAGSTAILLIFCACFMVGVGLAAAAPSVSVDPQTNEYDAGDTFQVSVMVDSETANLRGVNLQLAYDPSVLVVNDVTNEELFGTDTLTISCGDDGAGTIACGIASTAGTYTPEAGTMLTVDFEVKAGAANGTYDLDLNGVVLKDEANEPIVGVGVTDGTLKVGDDVVVPTPDEPEVKITPATSGPVGPGDTFVVEVEVDSADENLRGVNLQLAYDPAVLMVNDVTNDELFGSDTLTISCGDDGAGTIACGIASTAGTYTPEAGTMLTIEFEVKAGATDGTYDLDLNTVVLKDETNTAIAGVSVTDATVQVADGVVSDVPEVIISPVTSGPVDIGDTFLVEVDVDSADENLRGVNLQLSYDPAVLMVNDVINEDLLGAGALVAPGSGDDAAGTISYGLAATGGVYTPEAGTMLTIEFEVKAGATDGTYDLDLNAVVLKDESNTAIAGVVVTDGTVEIVTVPNVVPVPEIISHSDGDVVSKTQIVEVVDNSSQDDIITATFAIFADTNGNCADDDVGEVWTEFATDNDSSDGWTAVLDTTSVPDGKYLIKATLDDGTDSAFNIVCVAVYNPQGIILLPGWNLISVPETLENATIDYVLQDFTDVEVDDVFYDNGTAMIVPTTFEPLKAYWVHNNLSEEVVILEDYFTPKVPSTPPSLTLYPGWNAIGHNAKVELSAEISLATIDDCYFKVIGPWVTSANEFAYVGNNGQEGPLNGNQIGTDVFEMNMYEGYYVFVNEECVLA from the coding sequence ATGACAAAAACAACACGTAAGGGAATGGCAGGATCAACTGCCATCCTTTTAATATTTTGTGCATGTTTCATGGTAGGCGTAGGACTTGCAGCAGCAGCACCTTCAGTGTCAGTAGATCCGCAGACAAATGAGTATGATGCAGGCGATACGTTCCAGGTTAGTGTTATGGTCGATTCTGAGACCGCTAACCTTCGTGGCGTGAACCTGCAACTAGCCTATGATCCTTCAGTGCTCGTGGTGAATGACGTTACCAATGAGGAACTGTTTGGAACCGACACACTCACTATATCGTGTGGTGACGACGGAGCAGGCACCATAGCATGTGGTATCGCTTCCACCGCCGGAACCTACACACCAGAAGCCGGAACAATGTTAACCGTTGATTTCGAGGTAAAGGCAGGTGCAGCAAATGGCACTTACGACCTTGATCTAAATGGTGTTGTTCTTAAGGATGAAGCCAATGAACCTATCGTTGGAGTTGGGGTCACAGATGGAACATTGAAAGTAGGGGATGATGTTGTAGTACCTACACCTGATGAACCAGAAGTGAAAATAACTCCTGCAACAAGCGGTCCTGTTGGCCCTGGTGACACGTTCGTGGTAGAGGTTGAAGTCGATTCAGCCGACGAGAATCTTCGTGGTGTGAACCTACAGCTAGCCTATGATCCTGCAGTACTCATGGTAAATGACGTTACCAACGATGAACTGTTTGGATCCGACACACTCACTATATCTTGTGGTGATGACGGAGCAGGCACCATAGCATGTGGTATCGCTTCCACTGCCGGAACCTACACACCAGAAGCCGGAACAATGTTAACCATTGAGTTCGAAGTGAAGGCTGGTGCAACAGACGGAACCTATGACCTTGACCTGAACACTGTAGTTCTCAAGGATGAAACCAATACAGCTATCGCTGGAGTAAGTGTCACGGATGCTACCGTTCAGGTAGCTGACGGAGTGGTCTCTGACGTGCCGGAGGTTATAATATCTCCAGTAACAAGTGGACCTGTCGATATCGGTGACACGTTCCTGGTGGAAGTTGATGTTGATTCAGCTGATGAGAACCTTCGTGGTGTGAACCTGCAGCTATCCTATGATCCTGCAGTACTCATGGTAAATGATGTTATCAATGAGGATCTGCTCGGAGCCGGAGCACTCGTAGCACCTGGAAGTGGTGATGACGCAGCAGGTACAATATCCTATGGTCTTGCTGCCACTGGTGGCGTCTATACGCCGGAAGCCGGGACAATGTTAACCATTGAGTTCGAAGTGAAGGCTGGTGCAACAGATGGAACCTATGACCTTGACCTGAACGCTGTAGTTCTCAAGGATGAAAGCAATACAGCTATCGCCGGAGTGGTAGTTACAGACGGTACAGTTGAGATAGTAACAGTACCTAATGTAGTTCCAGTACCAGAGATCATCTCTCATTCCGATGGTGATGTGGTCTCAAAGACACAGATCGTCGAGGTTGTGGACAACTCCAGTCAGGATGATATCATAACGGCAACGTTTGCTATCTTTGCAGATACCAACGGTAACTGTGCTGATGATGACGTTGGTGAGGTCTGGACCGAGTTCGCAACGGACAATGATAGCTCCGATGGCTGGACAGCTGTGCTTGATACGACAAGTGTACCTGATGGTAAGTACCTGATAAAGGCAACATTGGATGATGGAACAGATTCAGCGTTCAATATCGTCTGTGTAGCAGTATATAATCCACAAGGAATAATACTCCTGCCAGGATGGAACCTGATCTCAGTCCCAGAGACACTTGAGAATGCAACTATCGACTATGTACTTCAGGACTTTACCGACGTAGAGGTTGATGATGTATTCTATGACAATGGAACTGCGATGATTGTACCAACTACCTTTGAGCCATTGAAGGCATATTGGGTACACAACAATCTGTCTGAGGAAGTTGTCATACTCGAGGACTATTTCACACCAAAGGTACCATCTACGCCTCCATCACTGACACTTTATCCGGGATGGAATGCGATTGGTCACAACGCCAAGGTAGAACTGTCTGCAGAGATCAGTCTCGCAACGATCGATGACTGCTACTTCAAGGTCATAGGACCATGGGTAACCTCTGCAAATGAGTTTGCTTACGTAGGCAACAATGGGCAGGAAGGACCCCTCAACGGCAACCAGATAGGTACAGATGTCTTTGAAATGAATATGTATGAAGGATATTACGTATTCGTGAACGAGGAGTGTGTATTGGCCTGA